Proteins encoded within one genomic window of Dioscorea cayenensis subsp. rotundata cultivar TDr96_F1 unplaced genomic scaffold, TDr96_F1_v2_PseudoChromosome.rev07_lg8_w22 25.fasta BLBR01001414.1, whole genome shotgun sequence:
- the LOC120256380 gene encoding LOW QUALITY PROTEIN: DNA polymerase alpha catalytic subunit-like (The sequence of the model RefSeq protein was modified relative to this genomic sequence to represent the inferred CDS: deleted 1 base in 1 codon) encodes MELVKEEEVMGLENYSSCVSEMKDASEEIEVEAPKRENEFPGEPFHFYMLDASEQSFGANAGTLYLFGKVKEGNAFQSCCVVVKNMQRCVYAVPNGAVFPGGKIVELEENIANIANSKASPSDFRTALLDMAVGLKSEITKRLPHLNGSNFSIKPVKRSYAFERPDIRRGEQYVLKINYPFKDPPLPTDLKQEHFLPLLGTNSSALELFLIKRKIKGPSWLGISKFACCPASQKVSWCKYEVVVDCPKDLHVSASKATPEIPPVVVAAISLKTIIGEKRTTNEVVSASIICCHKAKINSPMSVEELERPGMLSSFTVVRKLGGGIFPVGLAKEAASRNSNAGSNVLALESSERALLNRLMVELHKLDCDVLVGHNISGFDLDILLHRAQVCKVRSDMWSKIGRLKRSVMPKLTKGNSLYGSGASPGIMSCIAGRLLCDTCVYSRDLLREESYSLTQLAKTQLKKERKEIAPHDIPAMLQMSSTLLELVDHGENDAKLSLELMFHLSLLPLTRKLTSISGNLWGKTLQGARAQRVEYLLLHAFHAKKYMVPDKNSGCSKEMNTTKRKISAGAEGDDNVILNIDSVPLHDGDIEQGKGRKGPSYSGGLVLEPKKGLYDKYVLLLDFNSLYPSIIQEFNICFTTVEHSPDGAGANLPSLIPVGVLPELLKKLVDTRKTVKSLLENASGLQAQQYNIQQEALKLTANSMYGCLGFSNSRFYAKPLAELITRKGREILQSTVDVVQNHLNLEVIYGDTDSIMIYTGLDDINKAKTIARKVIQEVNKKYNCLEIDLDCLYKRMLLLKKKKYAAVKVKNGIPNEETDCKGVDMVRRDWSDLSKDTGKFCLKRILSEMSCEDVVDSIHSHLMKVQGQMRNGDIKIEKYVIRKTLTKPPEDYPDAKNQPHVQVALRLKQNGYPGCSAGDTVPYVICCQQESNSGSSAGIAQRARHPDEFKRDGGNWMIDINYYLSQQIHPVVSRSCAFIQGTSPARLADCLGLDSSKYQYNASESAGKGPTALLSVFYDGERYSGCVPLKLSCPSCSSSFDCPPISSLLSTSSNRSQSKTQTENEPINFWRTMQCPRCPGDVDCRLSPAMIANQVKRQADGFTSLYYRGLMICDDELCKHTTRSINLRVIGDAERGTVCPNYPCCNGHLVRQYTEADLYKQFSYLCYILDSKRFLEKLALKDRAPFEKELATIRPAVELASSVIHKIRDRCAYAWVSLGDLSVSV; translated from the exons ATGGAGTTAGTGAAGGAAGAAGAAGTTATGGGTCTAGAAAATTATTCAAGCTGTGTGAGTGAGATGAAGGATGCCAGTGAAGAAATCGAAGTGGAGGCCCCCAAGAGGGAGAATGAGTTCCCAGGCGAGCCATTCCATTTTTATATGCTTGATGCATCCGAGCAGTCTTTTGGTGCTAATGCAGGCACCTTGTACCTGTTTGGAAAG GTGAAGGAGGGTAACGCATTTCAGAGTTGCTGTGTGGTTgtaaaaaatatgcaaagatgTGTTTATGCTGTTCCAAATGGAGCTGTATTTCCAGGGGGCAAGATAGTGGAACTTGAAGAGAATATTGCCAATATTGCCAATTCCAAGGCTTCACCATCAGATTTTCGCACAGCTTTGCTA GATATGGCAGTGGGATTAAAGAGTGAAATAACTAAGAGATTACCGCATCTCAATGGGTCCAATTTTAGCATAAAGCCAGTCAAG CGGAGCTATGCATTTGAGCGTCCTGACATACGTAGAGGGGAACAATATGTTCTCAAGATCAATTATCCGTTTAAG GATCCACCATTGCCAACAGACTTGAAACAGGAACATTTCCTTCCACTGTTAGGTACAAACTCCAG TGCTTTGGaattgtttttgattaaaaggaAAATCAAAGGGCCCTCTTGGCTGGGGATTTCAAAATTTGCATGCTGTCCAGCTTCTCAAAAG GTCAGCTGGTGCAAATATGAAGTAGTGGTTGATTGTCCCAAGGACTTGCATGTTTCTGCTTCAAAGGCTACTCCAGAAATTCCTCCAGTAGTTGTTGCGGCAATAAGCTTGAAAACCATTATTGGGGAGAAACGTACAACAAATGAAGTAGTGTCAGCTTCTATTATCTGTTGTCACAAGGCAAAG ATTAATAGCCCAATGTCAGTTGAAGAATTGGAGAGACCAGGCATGCTCAGCAGTTTTACTGTTGTCCGCAAGCTTGGAGGAGGCATTTTTCCAGTGGGCCTTGCAAAAGAAGCTGCTAGTCGAAATTCAAATGCTGGGTCTAATGTGCTGGCACTGGAAAGCAG TGAAAGGGCCTTGTTAAATCGCTTGATGGTTGAATTGCACAAATTGGATTGCGATGTTCTTGTTGGGCACAACATTTCTGGTTTTGATCTTGATATACTTCTACACCGAGCACAG GTTTGCAAGGTGCGCAGCGATATGTGGTCTAAGATTGGTCGTTTGAAGCGCTCTGTTATGCCCAAACTCACCAAAGGAAATTCCCTTTATGGATCTGGGGCAAGTCCAGGTATCATGTCTTGCATTGCAGGTCGTCTCTTATGTGATACCTGTGTGTACTCGAGGGATTTGTTGAGGGAG GAGAGCTATTCTTTGACACAACTTGCAAAGACACAGCtgaaaaaagagaggaaagagATTGCTCCTCATGATATTCCAGCTATGCTCCAAATGTCAAGCACCCTTCTTGAACTA GTTGACCATGGAGAGAATGACGCCAAGCTGTCTCTTGAGCTGATGTTTCATCTGAGCCTTCTGCCCCTCACCCGGAAGCTTACCAGTATTAGTGGCAACCTTTGGGGGAAAACTCTCCAG GGTGCTAGAGCACAAAGGGTTGAGTACCTTTTGTTGCACGCTTTTCATGCAAAGAAGTACATGGTCCCGGATAAGAATTCTGGCTGCAGTAAAGAGATGAATACAACAAAGCGCAAAATTAGTGCTGGAGCAGAGGGGGATGATAacgttattttaaatattgactccGTGCCCCTACATGACGGAGATATCGAGcaaggaaaaggaagaaaaggCCCTTCTTACTCAGGTGGTTTGGTATTGGAACCAAAGAAGGGTTTATATGACAAATATGTATTGCTCTTAGACTTCAACAGCCTGTACCCTTCTATCATTCAA GAATTCAACATCTGCTTTACTACAGTTGAGCATTCTCCTGATGGTGCGGGCGCCAATCTGCCATCTTTAATACCCGTCGGGGTTCTACCTGAG ttgttaaaaaaattggttgATACAAGAAAAACGGTCAAGTCATTGCTCGAGAATGCTTCTGGGCTTCAAGCCCAACAATATAATATTCAACAAGAAGCATTAAAGCTTACAGCAAACAG CATGTATGGTTGCTTGGGCTTTTCAAATTCAAGATTTTATGCAAAACCACTTGCAGAGCTCATAACACGTAAA GGAAGGGAGATCCTGCAAAGTACTGTGGATGTAGTTCAGAACCACTTGAACTTGGAG GTAATTTATGGGGATACAGATTCTATTATGATCTACACAGGACTAGATGACATAAACAAAGCCAAGACAATTGCCAGGAAAGTCATTCAAGAG GTCAACAAGAAATACAACTGCTTAGAGATTGACCTTGATTGTTTGTATAAGAGAATGCTTCttctcaagaagaagaaatatgcTGCTGTGAAAGTTAAGAATGGGATTCCCAATGAG GAAACAGACTGCAAGGGTGTTGATATGGTTCGACGAGACTGGAGTGACCTATCAAAAGACACGGGAAAATTCTGCCTCAAGCGGATATTATCTGAAAT GTCCTGTGAAGATGTTGTTGACTCAATTCATAGTCATCTTATGAAG GTACAAGGGCAGATGAGAAATGGTGACAtaaagattgaaaaatatgttatCCGGAAGACATTAACAAAGCCACCAGAGGACTATCCCGATGCAAAAAACCAACCTCATGTTCAG GTCGCCCTAAGATTGAAGCAAAATGGTTATCCTGGTTGCTCTGCTGGTGATACAGTTCCTTATGTTATATGCTGTCAGCAG GAATCGAATTCTGGTTCTTCTGCTGGGATAGCTCAAAGGGCTAGACATCCTGATGAATTTAAAAGAGATGGTGGCAATTGGATGATTGACATCAACTATTACTTATCACAGCAg ATTCATCCTGTGGTATCACGTTCATGTGCT TTCATTCAAGGCACTAGCCCAGCACGTTTAGCTGATTGTCTTGGGCTAGATTCATC GAAGTACCAATACAATGCTTCTGAATCTGCTGGCAAAGGTCCTACTGCATTGCTTTCTGTGTTTTATGATGGTGAGAG GTATTCTGGGTGTGTACCTCTTAAGCTATCATGCCCCAGTTGCTCAAGCTCCTTTGACTGCCCCCCAATATCCAGTTTACTATCTACTTCAAGCAATAGAAGCCAATCAAAGACACAAACAGAAAATGAGCCAATAAACTTCTGGCGCACAATGCAATGCCCCAGATGCCCGGGTGATGTTGATTGTAGATTATCTCCTGCCATGATTGCCAACCAG GTCAAAAGGCAAGCTGATGGTTTCACATCCTTGTATTATAGAGGCTTAATGATT TGTGATGATGAACTGTGCAAGCACACCACTCGTAGTATAAATTTACGTGTAATAGGTGATGCAGAAAGGGGGACTGTTTGCCCAAACTATCCTTGCTGCAACGGCCATCTTGTTAGACAG TACACTGAAGCTGATCTATACAAACAATTTTCCTATTTGTGCTACATTCTGGATTCTAAAAGGTTCCTTGAGAAG CTTGCATTAAAGGACCGAGCACCATTTGAAAAGGAATTAGCAACGATTAGACCAGCAGTTGAACTGGCATCTTCAGTGATACACAAGATCAGAGACCGATGTGCTTATGCTTGGGTTTCACTTGGAGACCTTTCGGTCTCAGTATGA